One window of the Staphylococcus equorum genome contains the following:
- a CDS encoding FAD-dependent monooxygenase, with amino-acid sequence MLTLTLVQEYHQLSSHITLLKRQGFSFISRQKRWPMFDRKPIDKWSEGNFTLIGDAAHPMLQYLAQGACQALEDASFMADMLEKHETNYEKAFTEFEEERKPRTTFVQENARVWGEIIHGKNKVNNLLRNAILKARTEHDYQYVDQYHGGHFQSEEVSH; translated from the coding sequence ATGTTAACCCTAACACTGGTGCAAGAATACCACCAATTGAGTAGCCACATAACACTATTGAAACGACAAGGTTTTTCATTTATTTCAAGACAAAAAAGATGGCCAATGTTTGATCGTAAGCCGATTGATAAATGGTCAGAAGGTAACTTTACATTAATTGGTGACGCCGCACACCCAATGTTACAATATCTTGCTCAAGGTGCATGCCAAGCTTTAGAAGATGCATCATTCATGGCTGATATGTTAGAAAAACATGAAACGAATTATGAAAAGGCATTTACAGAATTTGAAGAAGAGCGTAAACCACGCACGACATTTGTACAAGAAAATGCACGTGTATGGGGCGAAATCATACATGGTAAAAATAAAGTAAATAATCTATTAAGAAACGCAATTTTGAAAGCGCGTACAGAACATGATTATCAATATGTAGACCAATATCATGGTGGGCATTTTCAAAGTGAAGAAGTAAGTCATTAA
- a CDS encoding acyl-CoA thioesterase, translating to MGQNHPFDKATQLTEETPGVYKGHTSEKYANMIGPFGGVIASTLLRAVLEHPERLGEPAALTINYAAPVADGDFNIKATPTRTNRSTQHWYIVLSQNAKTVITGTAVTAQRRDTWSTTEIAFPNVPAAENVALPSIEGAPPWLQNYDIRIIKGAPLALSQTQSNNAHDSTTLQWIQDNPKRNLDFLSLTSICDAFFPRIWVRREKMVPIGTVSLTIYFHADSETLKMNGNREVLGHTRALKFYDGFFDQTGEIWSYDGNLLATTSQFVYYKE from the coding sequence ATGGGACAGAATCATCCATTTGATAAAGCTACACAACTAACTGAAGAAACGCCGGGTGTTTATAAAGGCCATACGTCCGAAAAGTATGCCAATATGATTGGACCGTTTGGTGGCGTTATTGCATCTACGTTGCTTCGTGCTGTCTTAGAACATCCAGAACGATTAGGAGAACCAGCTGCGTTAACTATTAACTACGCAGCACCTGTAGCTGATGGCGATTTTAATATTAAAGCAACACCTACTCGAACAAATCGATCCACTCAGCATTGGTATATTGTGCTTTCTCAAAATGCTAAAACTGTTATTACTGGAACGGCTGTTACTGCTCAACGACGAGATACTTGGTCTACTACCGAGATAGCGTTCCCTAATGTACCAGCTGCTGAAAATGTTGCGCTTCCATCAATAGAGGGTGCACCACCTTGGTTACAGAATTATGATATACGAATTATCAAAGGGGCACCACTCGCATTATCACAAACACAATCTAACAATGCTCATGATTCTACGACACTTCAATGGATACAAGACAATCCAAAGAGAAACCTTGATTTTCTCTCACTTACTTCAATATGTGATGCTTTCTTTCCACGTATTTGGGTACGTCGTGAAAAAATGGTACCTATTGGAACAGTTTCGCTTACTATTTATTTTCATGCTGATTCAGAAACACTTAAAATGAATGGTAATCGAGAAGTCTTAGGCCATACACGTGCACTTAAATTCTATGATGGCTTCTTTGACCAAACTGGAGAAATATGGAGTTATGACGGAAATTTACTCGCGACAACGAGTCAATTTGTTTATTACAAAGAATAA